GACGTTTTCGGTGCTGCATCGCGATACCGAGGCCCAGCGTATGTCTCCCAAGATGGAGGTACATAACCTCTACTTCTGGTATGGAGACAAGCTGGCATTGAAGGATATTTCGCTGCAGATTTTGCCTAACGAGGTGACCGCCTTTATTGGGCCCTCAGGCTGTGGCAAAAGTACGCTACTGCGTTGCCTCAATCGCATGAACGAACTCATCCCGAACACACGCCTGGAGGGGACCGTGCTGCTGGATGGTCGCGATATCTATCGCGCAATGGATCCGGTGGTGGTGCGGCGTCGGGTAGGCATGGTGTTCCAGAAGCCCAATCCGTTTCCCAAGTCGATCTACCAGAACGTGGCCTGGGGTGCTCGTATCAACGGCTACCGCGGCGACATCGATGAACTGGTCGAGCGTTGCCTGCGGCTGGCTGCCCTCTGGGATGAGGTCAAAGATCGACTGCACGAAAACGCCTATGGGCTCAGCGGAGGACAGCAACAGCGGCTCTGTATTGCTCGGGCGCTGGCCGTGGAGCCTGAGGTATTGCTGATGGACGAGCCGGCCAGTGCACTGGATCCAATCGCGACCGCAAAGCTTGAAGAGACCATCCTGGAGCTCAAAAAGTCCTACACAATCGTTATCGTTACGCATAACATGCATCAGGCCTCTCGCATTAGCGATACGACCGCGTTCTTCTACATGGGCGAGCTGATTGAGATGAACCGAACCGACGAACTTTTCACGCGTCCCCGCGAAAAACGGACAGAGGATTATATTACCGGACGATTTGGCTAAGCTTCTGATCGACATGGTACATAGACATATTGACGACGAGCTGCTGGTATTGCAGCGGTTGCTGTTCGAAATGGCCAATCTGGTTGATGAACAGATGGCCAATGCCATTGATGCGCTACTGCGGCGCGATCTGGAGCTGGCCGAGCAGGTGCGTGCCCGGGATGATGAAGTGGATGCGTATGAGCTAAAAATCGATCGGCAGTGTGAGCGCATTCTGGCATTGCACCATCCGGTAGCGGCCGAGTTGCGCATGATCATTACGGCGGTCAAGGTGAATACCGACCTGGAACGCATCGGCGACCACTGTAAAAACCTGGCCAAGCATACGCCGCATGTGGTGCAGGCGCCCGAAGCCCTGGCCCAGACACGTATCGAAGAGATGGCCGATGCTTCGCGGGCCATGCTGCGGCAGGTGCAGGAAGCCTTCCTGAAACGAGACCGCCTGCTGGCCCGTCAGGTACTGGCGCAGGATCTGCAGATCGATCGGCTGCATCGGGAGAATTTTGAGCAGCTGGTGCGCTTTGGGCAGCAGCACCCGGAGCATATCGAAGCCGTAGCTCATCTGATTACTGCCAGTAAAGCACTGGAGCGCATTTCAGATCATGCTAAGAACATTGCCGAAAGCGTGGTCTTTCTGATTGAAGGCGTGGA
The genomic region above belongs to Rhodothermus sp. and contains:
- the phoU gene encoding phosphate signaling complex protein PhoU; amino-acid sequence: MVHRHIDDELLVLQRLLFEMANLVDEQMANAIDALLRRDLELAEQVRARDDEVDAYELKIDRQCERILALHHPVAAELRMIITAVKVNTDLERIGDHCKNLAKHTPHVVQAPEALAQTRIEEMADASRAMLRQVQEAFLKRDRLLARQVLAQDLQIDRLHRENFEQLVRFGQQHPEHIEAVAHLITASKALERISDHAKNIAESVVFLIEGVDIRHRKLREPQAQEGDRRT
- the pstB gene encoding phosphate ABC transporter ATP-binding protein PstB, coding for MSPKMEVHNLYFWYGDKLALKDISLQILPNEVTAFIGPSGCGKSTLLRCLNRMNELIPNTRLEGTVLLDGRDIYRAMDPVVVRRRVGMVFQKPNPFPKSIYQNVAWGARINGYRGDIDELVERCLRLAALWDEVKDRLHENAYGLSGGQQQRLCIARALAVEPEVLLMDEPASALDPIATAKLEETILELKKSYTIVIVTHNMHQASRISDTTAFFYMGELIEMNRTDELFTRPREKRTEDYITGRFG